The DNA sequence GTGGCGACCGCCATCCGGACGCCGCGCTCGTGCAGCGCCTCCAGCGTCTCCCGGACGCCGGGGAACAGCGGCACCCGGTGCGCCAACCGGTAGCTCTCCCGGACGAACGGCGCCTCCATCTCCAGCGGCAGTCCCATCAGCCGCATGATGTCCGGGAAGTACCGTCCCATGTGCTGGTTGTACTCCTCGAACGGCGCCGGCCCGCCGCCCACCACCTCGGCGTACGCGACGCTGAACGCCTCGCGCATCACCGCCGAGCTGTCCACCACGACGCCGTCGAGGTCGAACACGACCGCCCGGATGGGGCCCGGACGCGGGGCGAGGACGGCGGCGCCGGCGGTCGACGGCGGCTGGCTCATGGCTGCTCCCGAAGGTGAGGTCGCCCGGTGGTTCTCACCGGTCGCGCGCTCCCGCCAGCGCGGGCACCGGCGGGGTGGGCCGGGCGCAGCGGTAGACGCGTTCGATGGCGTCGATGGTGCGGCGGGCGTCGGCGGCGGCCACGCCCCGGTTCGCCGGGTCGGCGAGCAGGCCGGGCAGCGCGTCGAGCTGCCGGTCGTACTCGGCGCCGATGGTCTCGGCGGCCAGCGGCAGGGCGACCGTCTCGCCGTCGCGGGTACGGGTCAGCTCCGGCGCGCCGAGCCGGTTCGGGCTGAACCCGAACGTGCAGCGCAGCGTCGCCGAGCCGCGGGTGCCGTGCACGGAGATGGTGGTGCGGTCCGTCGCCTCGTGCGACGCCCAGCAGGCGTGCAGCGCGGCGGACGCGCCGTCGGCGGTGAGCAGGAACGCGCGGGCGGTGTCCTCGACGTCGCCGCGTCCACCGGGCCCGGCGGTGCCGCGCCAGGCGGCCTGCGCGGCACCGTCGTTGACGAAGTCGTCGGAGACGCTGCCCACCGCGTGCGCGATCGGCGCCGGGCCGAGCAGCGGCAGCACCGTGTCGAGCAGGTGCCAGCCCAGGTCGACGAGCGCGCCGCCGCCGGAGAGGACCCGCCTGGTGAACCAGCCGCCGGCGTCGGGCACGCCCCGGGCGCGTACCCAGGCGACGTCGACGTGCCGGACCGGCCCGAGGTCGACCACGGCCCGCAGCAGGGCCCGCACGTCGGCGCGGTAGCGGGCGGCGCTGCCGGCCAGCAGCACCGCGCCGCCGGCGCGCTCGGCGTCGGCCAGCTCGTCGGCCTCGGCCGAGGTGAGGCAGACCGGCTTCTCCAGGAACACCGGTACGCCCCGGCGCAGCAGCCGGGCCGCGACGGCGGCGTGCAGGTGGTTGGGGACCGCCACCACCACCAGGTCGGCGGCGTCGGTGGGCAGGTCGGCCACGTCGGCGTACGCGTCGGGCACGCCGTGCGCGGCGCGGGCCCGGTCCCGGGCGGCGGCGTCCGGGTCGATCACGGCGGTCACCGTGAACCGCTGGTGCGCGGCGAGCCGGGGCAGCCAGATCTGCCGCCCGGCCCAGCCGAGACCGGCCACCGCGACCCGGACGGTACGCCCCGGCGCGGCGGCCGGCTGCGGCCCGGTCATCCGGCCAGCACGTCGGCGAGCACGGCGGCGATCTGGTGCATCTGCTCCTCGGTGCCGAGCAGCGTGCGGTGGTGCAGCCAGACGCAGTCGGCGTGGATCTGCTCGACGTTCGGGCACCGCTCGGCGATCTGCTCGACCGTCTCGTCCGGCGCGCCGGCCAGCCAGAAGCCGTCGCAGCGGTAGATGGCGCGGAACGCGACGAACGCCGGGATGCCCCGGGCGATCAGCTCGTCGACCACGACCCGGCGGCGTTCCGACGTGATGCCGGGGATCCGGAACATGGCCATGTAGTGCGGGTTGCGGTCGCCGCGCGGGTCGCGGCCCTGCGGCACCACGCCGGGGATCTCGGCGAGCAGGCTCGCCAGCAGCGGCCAGCGCTGCTCGCGCACCGCGATCTGACCGTCCAGCCGGGACAGTTGGGCGCGCAGCACGGCGGCGCTGAACTCGTTCATCCGGTAGTTCGAGCCGGTGGTGCGGTGCAGGTAGTCGCGGTCGGTGCGGGGCCGGCCGCAGCTGTGCACCAGGAACGCCTTCTCGTAGCTCTCCTCGTCGGGGAAGAGCACCGCGCCGCCCTCGCCGGCGGTCATCAGCTTGCCGTTCTGGAAGCTGAACGCGGCGACCGAGCCGAGTTCACCGACCCGCTTGCCCTGCCACTGCGCGCCGTGCGCGTGCGCGGCGTCCTGGAGCAGCGCGACACCGGCGTCCGCGGTGATCTTGTCGAGCGCGTCCATGTCGGCGAACTGCCCGGCCATGTGCACGGGCATCACCACCCGGGTCCGGTCGGTGATGGCGGCGGCCACCGCGTCCGGATCGACGCAGTAGGTGTCCAGGTCCACGTCGACCGGCACGGCCACCGCGCCGAGGCGCTGCGCGGCCAGCGACGACGAGATGAACGTGAAGGCCGGGACGATCACCTCGGTGCCCGGTCCGACGCCCAGGACCTCCAGCGCCACCTCCAGCGCGTGCGTGCCGTTGGTGACGGCCAGCGCGTGCGACGACCCGTGGTACGCGGCGAACTCGGCCTCGAACGTGTCGACCTCGTTGCCTCCGACGCGCCACCACTGGCCCTGCTCCAAGGCCCGGATGAGGCCGGTCCGTTCCTCGTCGCCGAACTGCGGCCACTCGGGGAACTCCGGTGCCGACAGATCACTCATGATGTCCCACTCCCTGATCCAGATTGGAACGGCCCGGCAGGACGCTAACCGAGCCGGCACGGCGCTGACCTCCCCTAACGGCCCCTAGCCGCCCCTAACCGCCCCCTGCCGGCGGGGTCCGCGCCGGGGGCGGGGCCGATACTCCGATGACCTGTCGTCGTCCTTCTCCGGTGAGGTGCAACGTGCCCGAGGTGCTCCTGCTCAACGGCCCGAACCTGGGCATCCTCGGCAGACGGGAACCGGAGATCTACGGCACCGACACGCTGGCGGACATCGAGCGGGCGGTCGGCGAGGAGGTCGCCGGGCGGGGGTGGCGGGTCGTCGCGAGGCAGCACGACTGCGAGGGCGAGATGATCCGTACCATCCAGGACAGTTATGAGACGGTGGGCGCGATCGTGAACCCGGGCGCGTTGATGATCGCCGGTTGGAGCCTGCGCGACGCGCTGGCCAACTATCCCCACCCGTGGCTGGAGGTCCACCTGTCCAACGTGTGGGCCCGGGAGAGCTTCCGGCACGACTCGGTGCTCGCCCCGCTGGCCGCGGGGGTGATCGTGGGCCTCGGCGCGCTCGGCTACCGGCTGGCGGCCCGCGCGCTCGTCGCGACCGTGCCCTGACCGTCCACCCCGTCGCACCCGTACCGGTCGTCCGCCGCGACGACCCGACCCCCGAGGAACCCCGTGACCGTCGCGATCATCGTTCTCACCATCCTGCTGGCCATCGTCCTGATTCCGCTGGCCGTGCAGAAGCTCACCGGCAACGCGCAGATGCGCCAGCGGATGTCGCACCTCGGCGTCTCCGCCGGGCTGACCCGCGTCATCGGCCTGCTGGAGCTGGCCGGCGTCGCCGGGCTGCTGCTGGGCCTGAAGTTCTGGCAGCTCGGCGTGGTCGCCGCGGTGGCGATCACCGTGCTGCTGATCGCCGCCGTGGCCTACCACCTGCGCGCCAAGGACGACGGCAAGGTGGTCATGGTGCCGCTGTTCTTCGCGTTCGCCTCGGCCGCGCTGGCGTTCCTGCACCTGCTGAAGCACTGAGGCGGCCGTGACGGGCGGGCCGGTCGCCGCGCTGCTGGGCGTCGACGTCGGAGGCACGAAGGTCGCGCTGCGCGCCGAGGCGGCCGGCCGGCCCGCGTACGAGCGGATCGTCATCTGGCCGGCCGGCGCGGACCCGGCCGGCGACCTGGCCGTGCTGGCCGCCGAGGTGGCCGCGCTGCGCGTCGGATTCGGTCCGGTCGACGCGGTCGGCGTGGCCATGCCGGCGACCGTCGACCGGGCCGGCACGGTCGTGGCCTGGCCCGGCCGGCCGAGCTGGGTCGGCCTGGACCTGGCCGGCACGCTGCGTCGTCTGTTCCCCGACACCCCGACCGGGTACGCCGACGACGGCGACCTGGCGGCGCTGGCCGAGGCCCGCCACGCGGGCCGCGACGACGTGCTCTACCTCGGGGTCGGCACCGGTGTCGGCGGCGGGATCGTGCTCGGTGGGCGCAACGCCCCGACCGGCGCGTCCGCCGAGGTCGGGCACATGGTGGTCGACCTGGGTGGGGACCGGTGCGACTGTGGACGGTCCGGCTGCCTCCAGGCGGTCGCGTCCGGGCCGGCCACGCTGCGCCGCGCCGCCCGGCTCCGCGGTGGGCCGGTCGACCACCATCGGCTGCGCGCCGGGCTGGACGACGGCCGGCCGTGGGCGGTGGAGGCGATCGCACCGAGCTGCGCCGCGCTGGCCGCCGCGGTGGTGAGCCTCGGCGAGCTGCTCGCCGCCGACCTGGCGATCGTCGGCGGCGGGTTCGCCACCGGCCTGCCCGGTTTCGTGCCACTGGTCGGGCACCTCGCCGCCGGCCGTCCGGGGCGGCCCGCGCCCCGGGTCGCCGCCGCCGCGCTCGGCGGGCTCTCCTCGCTGCACGGCGCGCTGCACCTCGCCCGCGACCTCGCGGGCGTCCCGGTCGTGTCCACGGCCGCGCATCCGACCAGCACCCCGGTCCCGGCCGGGACCGGGAACTCGACCAGGGAGGCCAGTCAATGATCAGGATCGGGGTCGTCGCCGGCAGCACCCGCCCGGGCCGCAAGGCCGACGCGGTGGCGCGCTGGGTGTGCGACATCGCCGCCGCGCGGACGGACGTCGACGCGGAACTCGTCGACCTGGCGGACCATCCGCTGCCCCACTTCGCCGAGCCGCTGCCCCCGTCGATGGCGCCGTCGAGCCGGCCGGCGGTCCGCCGGTGGGGCGCGGTCGTCGGCGCGCTGGACGCGTTCGTCTTCGTCACCCCGGAGTACAACCACTCGATCCCGGGTATGCTCAAGGACGCGATCGACGTGCTCTACCAGGAGTGGCACCACAAGCCGGCCGGGCTGGTCGGCTACGGGGTGCACGGCGGCACCCGGGCCGCCGAGCACCTGCGGCTGGTGCTCGGGCAGGTGTCGGTGCCGGTGGTCCGTTCCCAGGTGGCGCTCTCCCTGCACACCGACTTCGTGGCGTTCCGCGACTTCCGCCCCGGCCCGCACCAGCGGGAAGCGGTCGGCACCATGCTCGACGAGGTGGTGGCGTGGGCGGGCGCGCTGCGGACGCTGCGCCGCCCGCAGCCGGCGCGATGACCGCGATCGGCGGCGCCACCCGCCTCTACGCGCTGCTCGGCGACCCGATCGCGCAGGTACGCGCGCCCGGCCTGCTCAACCCGGTGCTGGCCCGGCGGGGCACGGACGCGGTGCTGGTGCCGGTGCACGTGCCCGCCGCCGCGCTGCCGGACGTGGTGGCCGGGCTACGGCAGGTGAGCAACCTGCACGGCATGCTGGTCACCGTGCCGCACAAGGCGGCCCTGCTCCAGCTCGCCGACCGGGCCACCGACCGGGCCCGGCGGGCCGGCAGCGTCAACGCGCTGCGCCGCGAGGCGGACGGCACCTGGTCGGCGGACACGTTCGACGGCGACGGGTTCGTCCGCGGGCTGGTCGCGGCCGGACACGACCCGCGTGGCCGGCGGGTCTGCGTGGTGGGCGCCGGCGGCGCGGGCAGCGCCATCGCGGTGGCCCTGCTCGACGCCGGGGTGGCCGCGTTGCACCTGGCCGACACCGACCCGGCCCGGCTGGCCGCGCTCGGCGGACGGCTGTCGGCCGCGTACCCGGGCCGGGTCCATGCGGCGTCCCGGCCGCGACTGGCCGACGCCGACCTCGCGGTCAACGCGACGCCGGTGGGGCTGCGCCCGACCGACCCGCCGCCGTTCCCGGTGTCGGAGCTGCCGGCGCGGGCGGTGGTCGCGGACATCATCATGTCCCCGGCGGAGACGACGCTGCTGCGCGCCGCCCGCGACCGGGGCCTGCCCGCGCATCCCGGTGAGCCCATGCTGACCCACCAGATCGACGGCTACCTCGACTTCTTCGGCCTCTGACCTACAGCGGCGCGAGACGCGCCTTGAGCAGGCAGAACTCGTTGCCCTCGGGATCGGCGAGAACGTGCCAGGACTCCTCGCCGGTCTGGCCGACGTCGGCCGGGCGCGCCCCGAGCTTCAGCAGGCGTTCGAGTTCGGCGTCCTGGTCGCGGTCGGTGGCGTTGACGTCGATGTGCAGGCGGGGTTTCGCCCGCTCCGGCTCGGCCGTGGGGCTGAGGATGATCGTCGGCTGCGGGCCGCCGAACCCGTCGCGCGGCCCGATCTCGATGCTGCCGTCGCCCTCGCGGCCGAGCACCACGAAGTCGAGGACCTCGCACCAGAACCGCGCCAGCGCCTCGGGGTCGCGGCAGTCGAGCACGAGTTCACTGATCCGACATGCCATGCGCGCCACTCTTACCCACGGTCGCCCGGGACGCCACCGGGTTATCCCGCAACCGCCGCGGTGAGGTGTTTCGTGATGCGGATCAGCACCTGGTCCGACGGCCCGGGGACGAAGGCGACCGTGTCGGCGAGCGCGGCGATCAGGGGCAGCCCGCGACCGCCGACGGTGAGCGGGGCGGGAAGCCCGGCGGTGAGTACGCCACCGTCGGGGGTGCTGCCGCGATTGCCGACCTCCAGCAGGCAGACGTCGTCGTCGATGCGGATCGTGATGTCGACGGCGCTGTGGGTGTCACCGTGCCGCACCGCGTTGGCGCACGCCTCGGTGATCAGCAGGGCGAGATGGCCGCGAGCGTCCTCGGTGGCGTCGGTGAGGCCCAGCAGGGTCACCAGCACCTGGCGGGCACGGGTCACGGAGGACGGCTCACCCGGGAGCGACAGCGTCACGCGCATTCGCATCATCCGGCTCCTTCCCCGACGGGCATGACCCCGAACTGCTGGCGTCACGCGGGCGGGATGCTCCGGCGGAGATCGACACTACCTCAACTCGCCGGGGTGGGAGCGCTCCGGGTGCCGGGCCGGTCCACGCCGCCCGGAGGCGGATCCCCGGCCGGCGGAATAGGGTGAACGGGACCATCGGCGTACGGGAGGGTTTCGTGGGGTTGCTGTTGTCGGTCCGGCCCGGCCGGGGTTGCACCGTGCTCGAGGTGCGCGGTGAACTGGACATGGCGACGTCCCCGCAGCTGCACGAGGCGCTGCAACGGCTCGTCGACGCCGGCACCCGCCAGGTGGTGGTGGATCTGGCCGGAGTGGGATTCATGGACTCCAGCGGGCTGGGCGCGCTGGTGGTGATGTTCAAGGCGTTGCGCGAGGCCGGGGGCCGGTTGGTCCTCGCCGCGGTGCGACCCCCGGTGCGGAGCGTCCTGGCGGTCACGTCGGTCGATCGGGCGATCCGGGTCTACGACGACGTGGCGGAGGCCGAGGCCACGCTGCCGTCCACCGACGACCCGACCGGCCGCTAGGTCAGTCGGGCAACCCGCTGCTGGCGCGGGCCTGGTCGGCGCCGGCGCTGGTCCGCCGACCCTCGTCGTGCCCGCCGTGCCAGTCGAGGATGAACAGCGTGGCGTCGTCGGCCAGCGCCCCTCCGCTGACCTCGAGCACGGCGTCGGCCAACGCACGGACCGCCTCGCGCGGGTGCAGGCCGGCGATCGACCGTAGGATGGCCGGCAGGTCGAGGCCGGCCGCGTTGCGCTCCCGCATGCCGTCGGTGACCACCACCATGCGGTCGCCCGGTTCCAGCGTGACCTCACCGGCGCGGTAGTCGGCCTCGGGGAACATGCCCAGGGGAAAGTTGGCCGGCGACGACAGTGTCCGCGTGTCCCCGTCGCGAACCAGCATCGGCGGCACGTGCCCGGCGTTGAGCAGCGTGCACACCCCGGTACGCAGGTCGAGCCGGCCGAGGACCGCGGTGAGGTAACTGCCGCGAACGGTGGCGTGGTCGGCCACCTCGATGTTCGCGGCGACCGCCTGCTCCACCAGACCGGCCCCCCGGCGGCGGCTGTTGCGCAGGCTGCCCACGCCCAGAGTGGCCGTCAGCGCGCTGGTCACCCCGTGGCCCATCGCGTCAGTGACGCTGAAGTGCAGCACGTCACGGGCCACGCTGTAGTCGAAGGTGTCCCCGCCGATGCTCGCGGCGGGCTCCAGCCAGCCGGACAGGGTGAAGCCGCTGGCCTCGCAGGTGAACGAGCCGGGCAGCAGACGACGTTGGATCTCCCCGGACAGCGTGAACGGGGTCGTGCGTTGTCCCCACTCGAACAGGTCGGTGTACCGGCGGTTGGCGATCACCACGAACGCCAGCACGTGCGCGGTGCGGGCGATCTCCGCCAACGCGCGCGGGGCCGGCTCGTCCGGCAGGAACATCTCGAGCAGACCGATCGCCTCACCGCGATCGGTCACCGGCGCCAGCACCGACCACCCGTCGGACCGCGCGACGGCCTGCACCGTCTGGGTGCGTAACGCCTGCTCGGCAGGGCCGCCGTCGAACGGCGTCACGGTGGCGACCTCCTGGCCGTCCCGGCGTCCCTCACCGGCGCCGGCCAGCGGCACGTGGGCCAGTCGGACCAGTGCCCGACCGCTGAGGTCCGCGATCAGGAAGGTGACGCTCCGTGCCCCCAGGGCCGCGCCGAGTTCCCGGGTGACCGCCTCGACCGCCTCGACCGGTGAGGCGTTCTCCGCCGCCTCCAGCATGTGCGCCAGGATCGGCTCTCGACTGCTGTCCACGAATCCGAGCCTACGAGACCCGGGCGGCCGGGACCGATCCCGGTGTTGTCTAGCGGCGACCGGAACGCACCACCAAGAACCACACCAGGGCGCCGACGAGTGCGGCGGACGTGAGGAGACAGCACAGCGTGGCGATGTGCCACGGCTTGATCGCACCCATGCCCCGGACCGTACCGGCACCGTCGGCGCTGCACTGTCCCCGACCCGTCACGCGCCGCCCGCGACAGCCCGGGCCTCCGTCTCAGCCGTCGTGGCGAAAGCCGCGATCGGGCGCGCCCATGTCACCTGTTCCCGGCGTGCCGTCGGCGAGCCCGTAGCGCAGGTAGACGGTGCCCTTCCGGTTGGCGACCGGCGGTTCGATGAGCGTGACGTTGGTGGGCACCGCGCCGCCGTCGAACACCTTCTTGCCGACGCCCAACACGATCGGGTGCACCCAGAGGTCGATCCGGTCGAAGAGCCTCTCGCGCAGCAGCGTCTGCACCAGGTTCAGGCTGCCGACCACCTTCACGTGCTCGTGCCGGTCCCGGACCTCGCGTACCGCCGTCGCCAGGTCCGGACCGAGCATCGTGGACCCCTGCCACGACAGGTCGGGTCGACCGCGGGAGGCCACGTACTTCGGGACGCGGTTGAACAGCGTGGCGATCTCGTTGTCCTCGCCGCCCTCCTGGTGCGGCCAGTAGGCGGCGAAGATGTCGTACGTCCGCCGGCCGAGCAGCAACGCGTCCGTGCCCTGGTACGCGGCCATGACCTGCGCGCCGGTGGCCTCGTCCAGCAGCGGCGCCTGCCAGCCGCCGAACGGGAACCCCACCGGGTCCTCCTCGGGACCGCCGGGCGACTGCCCGACGAGGTCGAGGGTGGCGAACAGCTCGATGTGGATCAGTCCCATGGCCCGTGCTCCGGTCGTCTGGTCATCTCGGTCGGGGAGGTAGACCGGTGCCCCTCGCCGAACTCATCGCTCCCGGTGACCGGGAAAAGCAGCCGGTGGAACACCACAGCCGTCAAACCGGGTCGGCGAGGTCGAGATGCAGCGACGGGTACAGGCCGGCCACCGACAGCGGCACCCCGGCCTCCGCCACCCGGGCGTGAGCGTGGCGTCGAAGGTCACCGGCTCAGGTTAGCCGCGTCAGCGGGCTGCCGCGGCCCGGCGGACCAGCGCGCTGACCTCGTCCTCGTCGGCCGGTTCGTCCCATTCCGCCGGGGTGAACGAGAGGCTCCCGGACCAGTTCACGAACGGGCGGGTCACCTCGCTCCCTCCCCGGCGCCGTTCCGGGCCGCATAGCCGCGCCCACCCCCGGTAGTCGCGTACCCGATCGGGACCCCGCCGGGAACCAGGCGGGCGGCCCGGACGACTATCCCTACATGGCGTGTGAGCAGTGGCGGGAGATCCTGTCGGCCCAGTTGGACGGTGAGGCGTCCCGGTCGGAGAGCGAGGCGGCCGAGGCGCACCTGGCCGGCTGCGCCGGCTGCCGGGGCTGGTTCGACTCCGCCGCGGCGGTCACCCGCCGGGCCCGGACCCGTCTCGCCCCGCAGGTGCCCGATCTGGTGGCGTCCGTGCTGGCCGCCGCGCCGCCGCCCCGGCCGAGCCGACGCCGGCGGGTGGCGCTCGGGCTCCGCGCGGCGCTCGGCCTGCTCGGCGCGGTGCAGTTGGTGCTGGGCCTGGCGCAGATCGGCCGGGAGGCGGTGGTCGCGCACGCGCACACCTCCGGCCAGCACCTGTGGCACGAGTCGGCGGCGTGGAACGTGG is a window from the Micromonospora sp. DSM 45708 genome containing:
- a CDS encoding dihydrofolate reductase family protein is translated as MGLIHIELFATLDLVGQSPGGPEEDPVGFPFGGWQAPLLDEATGAQVMAAYQGTDALLLGRRTYDIFAAYWPHQEGGEDNEIATLFNRVPKYVASRGRPDLSWQGSTMLGPDLATAVREVRDRHEHVKVVGSLNLVQTLLRERLFDRIDLWVHPIVLGVGKKVFDGGAVPTNVTLIEPPVANRKGTVYLRYGLADGTPGTGDMGAPDRGFRHDG
- a CDS encoding shikimate dehydrogenase family protein; the protein is MTAIGGATRLYALLGDPIAQVRAPGLLNPVLARRGTDAVLVPVHVPAAALPDVVAGLRQVSNLHGMLVTVPHKAALLQLADRATDRARRAGSVNALRREADGTWSADTFDGDGFVRGLVAAGHDPRGRRVCVVGAGGAGSAIAVALLDAGVAALHLADTDPARLAALGGRLSAAYPGRVHAASRPRLADADLAVNATPVGLRPTDPPPFPVSELPARAVVADIIMSPAETTLLRAARDRGLPAHPGEPMLTHQIDGYLDFFGL
- a CDS encoding zf-HC2 domain-containing protein, which translates into the protein MACEQWREILSAQLDGEASRSESEAAEAHLAGCAGCRGWFDSAAAVTRRARTRLAPQVPDLVASVLAAAPPPRPSRRRRVALGLRAALGLLGAVQLVLGLAQIGREAVVAHAHTSGQHLWHESAAWNVAVGAGFLYVAVRRSTPSGLLPMLSAFVATLVLLSVNDLITGQVAMTRLVSHGFLLVGWAVMLVLSRPWWRPGDTPPGRGRSTGSRWTLRTEEPAAPTPLRLVPPGPYPAQARDRRAA
- a CDS encoding NADPH-dependent FMN reductase; translated protein: MIRIGVVAGSTRPGRKADAVARWVCDIAAARTDVDAELVDLADHPLPHFAEPLPPSMAPSSRPAVRRWGAVVGALDAFVFVTPEYNHSIPGMLKDAIDVLYQEWHHKPAGLVGYGVHGGTRAAEHLRLVLGQVSVPVVRSQVALSLHTDFVAFRDFRPGPHQREAVGTMLDEVVAWAGALRTLRRPQPAR
- a CDS encoding PP2C family protein-serine/threonine phosphatase: MDSSREPILAHMLEAAENASPVEAVEAVTRELGAALGARSVTFLIADLSGRALVRLAHVPLAGAGEGRRDGQEVATVTPFDGGPAEQALRTQTVQAVARSDGWSVLAPVTDRGEAIGLLEMFLPDEPAPRALAEIARTAHVLAFVVIANRRYTDLFEWGQRTTPFTLSGEIQRRLLPGSFTCEASGFTLSGWLEPAASIGGDTFDYSVARDVLHFSVTDAMGHGVTSALTATLGVGSLRNSRRRGAGLVEQAVAANIEVADHATVRGSYLTAVLGRLDLRTGVCTLLNAGHVPPMLVRDGDTRTLSSPANFPLGMFPEADYRAGEVTLEPGDRMVVVTDGMRERNAAGLDLPAILRSIAGLHPREAVRALADAVLEVSGGALADDATLFILDWHGGHDEGRRTSAGADQARASSGLPD
- a CDS encoding ATP-binding protein, with product MMRMRVTLSLPGEPSSVTRARQVLVTLLGLTDATEDARGHLALLITEACANAVRHGDTHSAVDITIRIDDDVCLLEVGNRGSTPDGGVLTAGLPAPLTVGGRGLPLIAALADTVAFVPGPSDQVLIRITKHLTAAVAG
- a CDS encoding DegT/DnrJ/EryC1/StrS family aminotransferase, whose amino-acid sequence is MSDLSAPEFPEWPQFGDEERTGLIRALEQGQWWRVGGNEVDTFEAEFAAYHGSSHALAVTNGTHALEVALEVLGVGPGTEVIVPAFTFISSSLAAQRLGAVAVPVDVDLDTYCVDPDAVAAAITDRTRVVMPVHMAGQFADMDALDKITADAGVALLQDAAHAHGAQWQGKRVGELGSVAAFSFQNGKLMTAGEGGAVLFPDEESYEKAFLVHSCGRPRTDRDYLHRTTGSNYRMNEFSAAVLRAQLSRLDGQIAVREQRWPLLASLLAEIPGVVPQGRDPRGDRNPHYMAMFRIPGITSERRRVVVDELIARGIPAFVAFRAIYRCDGFWLAGAPDETVEQIAERCPNVEQIHADCVWLHHRTLLGTEEQMHQIAAVLADVLAG
- a CDS encoding ROK family protein, with the protein product MTGGPVAALLGVDVGGTKVALRAEAAGRPAYERIVIWPAGADPAGDLAVLAAEVAALRVGFGPVDAVGVAMPATVDRAGTVVAWPGRPSWVGLDLAGTLRRLFPDTPTGYADDGDLAALAEARHAGRDDVLYLGVGTGVGGGIVLGGRNAPTGASAEVGHMVVDLGGDRCDCGRSGCLQAVASGPATLRRAARLRGGPVDHHRLRAGLDDGRPWAVEAIAPSCAALAAAVVSLGELLAADLAIVGGGFATGLPGFVPLVGHLAAGRPGRPAPRVAAAALGGLSSLHGALHLARDLAGVPVVSTAAHPTSTPVPAGTGNSTREASQ
- a CDS encoding Gfo/Idh/MocA family protein, coding for MTGPQPAAAPGRTVRVAVAGLGWAGRQIWLPRLAAHQRFTVTAVIDPDAAARDRARAAHGVPDAYADVADLPTDAADLVVVAVPNHLHAAVAARLLRRGVPVFLEKPVCLTSAEADELADAERAGGAVLLAGSAARYRADVRALLRAVVDLGPVRHVDVAWVRARGVPDAGGWFTRRVLSGGGALVDLGWHLLDTVLPLLGPAPIAHAVGSVSDDFVNDGAAQAAWRGTAGPGGRGDVEDTARAFLLTADGASAALHACWASHEATDRTTISVHGTRGSATLRCTFGFSPNRLGAPELTRTRDGETVALPLAAETIGAEYDRQLDALPGLLADPANRGVAAADARRTIDAIERVYRCARPTPPVPALAGARDR
- a CDS encoding HAD-IA family hydrolase, giving the protein MSQPPSTAGAAVLAPRPGPIRAVVFDLDGVVVDSSAVMREAFSVAYAEVVGGGPAPFEEYNQHMGRYFPDIMRLMGLPLEMEAPFVRESYRLAHRVPLFPGVRETLEALHERGVRMAVATGKSGPRARSLLDLLGVLALFDHVIGSDEVPRPKPAPDIVLRALELLDMPPGAAMMVGDAITDLTSGRDAGVTTVATTWHGGDVTALLAAGPDLVAHKPEELLTHCPAAR
- a CDS encoding VOC family protein; the protein is MACRISELVLDCRDPEALARFWCEVLDFVVLGREGDGSIEIGPRDGFGGPQPTIILSPTAEPERAKPRLHIDVNATDRDQDAELERLLKLGARPADVGQTGEESWHVLADPEGNEFCLLKARLAPL
- a CDS encoding type II 3-dehydroquinate dehydratase → MPEVLLLNGPNLGILGRREPEIYGTDTLADIERAVGEEVAGRGWRVVARQHDCEGEMIRTIQDSYETVGAIVNPGALMIAGWSLRDALANYPHPWLEVHLSNVWARESFRHDSVLAPLAAGVIVGLGALGYRLAARALVATVP
- a CDS encoding DoxX family protein produces the protein MTVAIIVLTILLAIVLIPLAVQKLTGNAQMRQRMSHLGVSAGLTRVIGLLELAGVAGLLLGLKFWQLGVVAAVAITVLLIAAVAYHLRAKDDGKVVMVPLFFAFASAALAFLHLLKH
- a CDS encoding STAS domain-containing protein, giving the protein MNGTIGVREGFVGLLLSVRPGRGCTVLEVRGELDMATSPQLHEALQRLVDAGTRQVVVDLAGVGFMDSSGLGALVVMFKALREAGGRLVLAAVRPPVRSVLAVTSVDRAIRVYDDVAEAEATLPSTDDPTGR